A portion of the Streptococcus urinalis 2285-97 genome contains these proteins:
- the rpsK gene encoding 30S ribosomal protein S11, translating into MAKPTRKRRVKKNIESGVAHIHATFNNTIVMITDVHGNALAWSSAGALGFKGSRKSTPFAAQMAAEAAAKSAQEHGLKTVEVTVKGPGSGRESAIRALAAAGLEVTAIRDVTPVPHNGARPPKRRRV; encoded by the coding sequence TTGGCTAAACCAACACGTAAACGTCGTGTGAAAAAGAACATCGAATCTGGTGTCGCTCATATTCACGCAACATTTAATAACACTATTGTTATGATTACAGATGTGCATGGTAATGCTCTTGCATGGTCTTCAGCTGGTGCCCTTGGTTTCAAAGGTTCACGTAAGTCTACACCATTTGCTGCACAAATGGCTGCTGAAGCTGCTGCAAAATCTGCACAAGAACACGGTCTTAAAACTGTTGAAGTAACTGTCAAAGGTCCTGGTTCAGGACGTGAATCTGCAATTCGTGCACTTGCTGCTGCAGGTCTAGAAGTAACTGCGATTCGTGATGTGACTCCAGTGCCACATAATGGTGCTCGTCCTCCAAAACGTCGTCGTGTATAA
- the rpmJ gene encoding 50S ribosomal protein L36 — MKVRPSVKPICEYCKVIRRNGRVMVICPTNPKHKQRQG, encoded by the coding sequence ATGAAGGTAAGACCATCGGTTAAACCAATTTGCGAATACTGTAAAGTAATTCGTCGTAACGGTCGTGTTATGGTTATTTGTCCAACAAATCCAAAACACAAACAACGTCAAGGATAA
- the infA gene encoding translation initiation factor IF-1 — protein MAKEDVIEIEGKVVETMPNAMFTVELENGHQILATVSGKIRKNYIRILVGDRVTVEMSPYDLTRGRITYRFK, from the coding sequence GTGGCAAAAGAAGACGTGATTGAAATTGAAGGTAAAGTTGTTGAAACTATGCCTAATGCAATGTTTACGGTTGAATTAGAAAATGGGCACCAAATTCTTGCAACTGTTTCAGGAAAAATCCGCAAAAATTACATTCGTATTTTAGTTGGTGATCGTGTTACTGTTGAAATGAGTCCATATGATTTAACTCGCGGACGTATCACATACCGCTTTAAATAA
- a CDS encoding adenylate kinase, which produces MNLLIMGLPGAGKGTQAAKIVEEFGVAHISTGDMFREAMSNQTDMGKLAKSYIDKGELVPDEVTNGIVKERLAKQDIAEKGFLLDGYPRTIEQAYALDETLKELNLTLDGVVNIDVDPSSLVERLSGRIINRKTGETFHKVFNPPVGDYDENDFYQREDDKPETVKRRLDVNIAQGQPILDHYSEKGLVNNVNGNQEIDIVFEDVKKVISGLK; this is translated from the coding sequence ATGAATCTTTTAATTATGGGTCTTCCAGGTGCTGGTAAAGGGACTCAAGCCGCTAAAATTGTTGAAGAATTTGGTGTTGCTCATATTTCAACAGGAGATATGTTTAGAGAAGCAATGTCTAATCAAACTGACATGGGAAAACTTGCAAAATCATATATTGATAAAGGTGAGTTAGTTCCTGATGAAGTGACGAATGGAATTGTTAAAGAACGTTTAGCCAAACAAGACATAGCTGAAAAAGGCTTTCTATTGGATGGTTATCCACGTACAATTGAACAAGCGTATGCACTTGATGAAACATTAAAAGAGCTAAATTTAACCTTAGATGGTGTGGTAAATATTGATGTCGATCCATCTTCTTTAGTTGAACGTTTAAGTGGTCGTATCATCAACCGTAAAACAGGTGAAACATTCCATAAAGTTTTCAATCCACCAGTTGGTGATTACGACGAAAATGATTTCTACCAAAGAGAAGATGATAAACCTGAAACTGTAAAACGTCGCCTTGATGTAAACATTGCACAAGGTCAACCAATTTTAGACCATTATAGTGAAAAAGGTTTAGTAAATAATGTAAATGGTAATCAAGAAATTGACATTGTTTTTGAAGATGTTAAAAAAGTGATTTCTGGATTAAAATAA
- the secY gene encoding preprotein translocase subunit SecY, with translation MFFKILKDALKIKNVRHKIFYTLFIILVFRIGTHITVPGINAKSLEQLSDLPFLNMLNLVSGNAMRNFSVFSMGVSPYITASIIVQLLQMDILPKFVEWGKQGEVGRRKLNQATRYISLVLAFIQSIGITAAFNTLSNVGLVSSPNVKTYILIGTLLTTGSVIVTWLGEQITDKGFGNGVSMIIFAGIISSIPNAIATVREDYFVNIKSSDINHSYIVVGLLIIAVLAIVFFTTFVQQAEYKIPIQYTKLMQGAPTSSYLPLKVNPAGVIPVIFASSITTIPSTLLPFLQNGKNIPWLTTLQSLLNYQTPTGMVFYAILIILFSFFYTFVQVNPEKTAENLQKNSSYIPSVRPGRETEQYMSSLLKKLATVGSVFLAFISLTPIVAQQALNLSSSIALGGTSLLILISTGIEGMKQLEGYLLKRQYVGFMNTTK, from the coding sequence ATGTTCTTTAAGATATTAAAAGATGCATTAAAGATCAAAAATGTAAGGCATAAAATTTTCTATACCTTATTCATTATTCTGGTCTTTCGTATCGGTACACACATCACTGTTCCAGGAATTAATGCTAAAAGTCTTGAACAATTAAGTGATCTCCCTTTTCTTAACATGTTAAATTTGGTAAGTGGTAATGCCATGAGAAACTTTTCGGTTTTCTCAATGGGTGTTAGTCCATACATTACAGCTTCAATTATTGTGCAGTTGTTACAAATGGATATCTTACCTAAATTTGTTGAATGGGGTAAACAAGGTGAAGTCGGCCGTCGTAAATTAAATCAAGCAACTAGGTACATTTCTTTAGTTCTTGCGTTTATCCAATCAATTGGTATTACGGCAGCCTTTAATACCTTATCAAATGTAGGCCTAGTTTCAAGTCCTAATGTTAAAACCTATATATTAATAGGTACTTTATTAACAACTGGAAGTGTTATTGTAACTTGGTTAGGAGAACAAATTACAGATAAAGGATTTGGTAATGGTGTTTCAATGATTATCTTCGCAGGTATCATTTCATCAATACCAAATGCTATTGCGACGGTTAGAGAAGATTATTTTGTTAATATTAAGTCTTCAGACATCAATCACTCTTATATTGTGGTAGGTTTGCTAATTATCGCTGTTCTTGCAATTGTTTTCTTTACAACATTTGTTCAACAAGCAGAATATAAAATTCCAATTCAATATACAAAATTAATGCAAGGTGCTCCAACAAGTTCTTACCTTCCATTAAAGGTAAATCCAGCTGGCGTTATTCCCGTTATCTTTGCTAGCTCGATAACAACAATTCCAAGTACTCTATTACCTTTCTTGCAGAATGGAAAGAATATTCCTTGGTTAACAACTTTGCAATCTCTATTAAATTATCAAACGCCAACAGGAATGGTATTTTATGCTATATTAATCATTTTATTCTCATTCTTTTATACGTTTGTGCAAGTTAATCCTGAAAAAACAGCTGAAAATCTACAGAAAAACTCGTCTTATATTCCAAGTGTTAGACCCGGACGAGAAACTGAACAGTATATGTCTTCATTATTGAAGAAATTAGCAACTGTAGGTTCTGTTTTTCTTGCCTTTATTTCTTTGACACCAATCGTAGCTCAACAAGCTTTGAATCTTTCTTCTAGTATTGCACTAGGTGGTACAAGCTTATTGATCTTAATATCAACTGGTATCGAAGGAATGAAACAACTTGAGGGTTACTTATTGAAGAGGCAATATGTTGGATTTATGAACACTACAAAATAA
- the rplO gene encoding 50S ribosomal protein L15, with the protein MKLHELKAAEGSRKVRNRVGRGTSSGNGKTSGRGQKGQKARSGGGVRLGFEGGQTPLFRRMPKRGFSNINSKEYALVNLDQLNVFEDGTEVSPSVLKNAGIINGEKSGVKILANGELTKKLTVKAAKFSKSAEEAITAKGGSVEVI; encoded by the coding sequence ATGAAACTTCATGAATTAAAAGCTGCTGAAGGTTCACGTAAAGTACGTAACCGTGTTGGACGTGGAACATCATCAGGTAATGGTAAAACTTCTGGACGTGGTCAAAAAGGACAAAAAGCACGTAGCGGTGGAGGAGTTCGTTTAGGTTTTGAAGGTGGACAAACACCATTGTTCCGTCGCATGCCAAAACGTGGATTCTCAAACATCAATTCTAAAGAATACGCACTTGTTAATTTAGACCAATTAAACGTCTTTGAAGACGGTACTGAAGTATCACCATCAGTATTAAAAAATGCTGGTATCATCAATGGTGAAAAATCAGGTGTTAAAATCCTTGCTAATGGTGAGTTAACTAAAAAATTGACTGTTAAAGCAGCTAAATTCTCAAAATCTGCTGAAGAAGCAATTACTGCCAAAGGTGGTTCTGTTGAAGTCATCTAA
- the rpmD gene encoding 50S ribosomal protein L30 — translation MAQIKITLTKSPIGRIPAQRKTVVALGLGKLNSSVIKEDNKAIRGMITSVSHLVTVEDVK, via the coding sequence ATGGCTCAAATTAAAATTACTTTGACTAAGTCTCCAATCGGACGTATTCCAGCTCAACGTAAAACAGTTGTTGCTCTTGGACTTGGTAAGTTAAACAGTTCTGTTATCAAAGAAGATAACAAAGCTATTCGTGGAATGATTACATCAGTTTCACACTTAGTTACTGTTGAAGATGTTAAATAA
- the rpsE gene encoding 30S ribosomal protein S5, with translation MAFKDNAVELEERVVAINRVTKVVKGGRRLRFAALVVVGDGNGHVGFGTGKAQEVPEAIRKAVEAAKKDMIEVPMVGTTIPHEVFSNFGGAKVLLKPAVEGSGVSAGGAVRAVIELAGVADITSKSLGSNTPINIVRATVEGLKQLKRADEVAALRGVSVSDLA, from the coding sequence ATGGCATTTAAAGATAATGCAGTTGAACTCGAAGAACGTGTAGTTGCTATCAACCGTGTTACTAAAGTTGTTAAAGGTGGACGTCGTCTACGTTTTGCTGCTTTAGTAGTTGTTGGTGATGGAAATGGTCACGTTGGATTCGGAACTGGTAAAGCTCAAGAAGTACCAGAAGCTATTCGTAAAGCAGTTGAAGCTGCTAAAAAGGACATGATTGAAGTACCAATGGTTGGGACTACAATTCCACATGAAGTATTTTCAAACTTTGGTGGAGCTAAAGTATTGTTGAAACCTGCCGTTGAAGGTTCTGGGGTATCAGCTGGTGGAGCTGTTCGTGCCGTCATTGAATTAGCTGGTGTTGCTGATATTACTTCAAAATCACTAGGTTCAAATACACCAATCAACATTGTTCGTGCAACTGTTGAAGGTCTGAAACAATTGAAACGTGCTGATGAAGTTGCTGCCCTACGTGGGGTTTCAGTTTCTGATTTAGCTTAA
- the rplR gene encoding 50S ribosomal protein L18, translating into MISKPDKNKIRQKRHRRVRGKLSGTAERPRLNIFRSNTGIYAQVIDDVAGVTLASASTLDKEVSKGTKTEQAVVVGKLVAERAVAKGISEVVFDRGGYLYHGRVKALADAARENGLKF; encoded by the coding sequence GTGATTTCGAAACCAGATAAAAACAAAATCCGCCAAAAACGCCATCGTCGTGTTCGCGGAAAACTCTCTGGAACTGCAGAACGCCCACGTTTGAACATTTTCCGTTCTAATACAGGCATCTACGCTCAAGTTATTGATGACGTAGCGGGTGTAACGCTCGCAAGTGCATCAACTCTTGATAAAGAAGTTTCTAAAGGAACTAAAACAGAACAAGCCGTTGTTGTCGGCAAACTTGTTGCTGAACGCGCAGTAGCTAAAGGTATTTCTGAAGTGGTGTTTGACCGCGGTGGATATCTATATCACGGCCGTGTAAAAGCTTTGGCTGATGCAGCTCGTGAAAACGGATTGAAATTCTAA
- the rplF gene encoding 50S ribosomal protein L6, protein MSRIGNKVITLPAGVEISQNGNVVTVKGPKGELTREFNKNMSISVDGTEVTVARPNDSKEMKTIHGTTRANLNNMVVGVSEGFKKELEMRGVGYRAQLQGSKLVLSVGKSHQDEVEAPEGIAFTVANPTSITVEGINKEVVGQTAAYIRSLRSPEPYKGKGIRYVGEFVRRKEGKTGK, encoded by the coding sequence ATGTCACGTATTGGTAATAAAGTAATTACTTTACCTGCTGGTGTAGAAATTAGCCAAAATGGTAACGTTGTTACAGTCAAAGGACCTAAAGGTGAATTAACTCGTGAATTCAACAAAAATATGTCAATTTCTGTTGATGGAACTGAAGTTACTGTTGCTCGTCCAAATGACTCAAAAGAAATGAAAACAATCCACGGAACTACTCGTGCTAACTTGAATAACATGGTTGTAGGTGTTTCTGAAGGATTTAAAAAAGAACTTGAAATGCGTGGTGTTGGTTACCGTGCTCAACTTCAAGGTTCAAAACTTGTACTTTCAGTCGGTAAATCACACCAAGATGAAGTAGAAGCACCAGAAGGAATTGCATTCACTGTTGCTAACCCAACTTCAATTACAGTTGAAGGTATTAACAAAGAAGTGGTTGGCCAAACTGCTGCTTATATCCGTAGCTTACGTTCACCAGAACCATATAAAGGTAAAGGTATTCGCTACGTTGGTGAATTTGTTCGCCGTAAAGAAGGTAAAACAGGTAAATAA
- the rpsH gene encoding 30S ribosomal protein S8, whose amino-acid sequence MVMTDPIADFLTRIRNANQAKHEVLEVPASNIKKGIADILKREGFVKNVEVIEDDKQGIIRVFLKYGQNGERVITNLKRISKPGLRVYSKRDDIPKVLNGLGVAIISTSEGLLTDKEARQKSVGGEVIAYVW is encoded by the coding sequence ATGGTTATGACTGACCCAATTGCAGACTTTCTAACACGTATTCGTAATGCTAACCAAGCAAAACATGAAGTACTTGAAGTTCCTGCATCAAATATTAAAAAAGGGATTGCTGACATCCTTAAACGTGAAGGTTTTGTGAAAAATGTTGAAGTTATCGAAGATGATAAACAAGGCATTATCCGTGTTTTCTTAAAATATGGACAAAACGGTGAACGTGTTATCACAAATTTAAAACGTATTTCTAAACCAGGATTACGTGTTTACTCTAAACGTGATGACATTCCTAAAGTGCTTAATGGTTTAGGAGTTGCAATTATTTCAACATCAGAAGGTCTTTTGACAGATAAAGAAGCTCGTCAAAAGAGCGTTGGTGGTGAAGTTATCGCGTATGTTTGGTAA
- the rpsN gene encoding 30S ribosomal protein S14, with the protein MAKKSMVAREAKRQQVVDRYAEKRAALKAAGDYEGLAKLPRNASPTRLHNRCRVTGRPHAYMGKFGLSRITFRELAHKGQIPGVTKASW; encoded by the coding sequence ATGGCAAAGAAATCAATGGTCGCTCGTGAAGCTAAACGCCAACAAGTTGTTGATCGTTATGCAGAAAAACGTGCTGCTTTAAAAGCTGCTGGAGATTATGAAGGTTTAGCTAAATTACCTCGTAATGCTTCACCTACACGTCTACATAATCGTTGTCGTGTAACTGGACGTCCACATGCCTATATGGGCAAATTTGGCTTGAGCCGTATCACATTCCGTGAATTAGCTCATAAAGGTCAAATTCCAGGTGTTACTAAAGCATCTTGGTAA
- the rplE gene encoding 50S ribosomal protein L5 gives MANRLKEKYNKEVVPALTEQFNYTSVMAVPKVDKIVLNMGVGDAVSNTKNLEKAAAELALISGQKPLITKAKKSIAGFRLREGVAIGAKVTLRGERMYEFLDKLVNVSLPRVRDFHGVPTKSFDGRGNYTLGVKEQLIFPEINFDDVEKTRGLDIVIVTTANTDEESRELLKGLGMPFAK, from the coding sequence ATGGCAAATCGCTTAAAAGAAAAATATAACAAAGAAGTTGTTCCTGCCTTGACAGAACAATTCAACTACACATCAGTTATGGCTGTGCCTAAAGTTGACAAAATTGTTCTTAATATGGGTGTTGGGGACGCAGTTTCAAATACTAAAAACCTTGAAAAAGCTGCTGCAGAGTTAGCTTTGATTTCAGGTCAAAAACCACTTATTACTAAAGCTAAAAAATCAATCGCCGGCTTCCGTCTTCGTGAAGGTGTAGCGATCGGTGCGAAAGTAACTCTTCGTGGCGAACGTATGTATGAATTCCTAGATAAATTAGTGAATGTTTCACTTCCACGTGTTCGTGACTTCCATGGTGTTCCAACAAAATCTTTTGATGGACGTGGTAACTACACACTTGGTGTGAAAGAACAATTAATTTTCCCAGAAATCAACTTCGATGATGTTGAAAAAACTCGCGGACTTGATATCGTTATCGTAACAACTGCAAACACTGATGAAGAATCTCGTGAGTTGTTAAAAGGGCTTGGAATGCCTTTCGCAAAATAA
- the rplX gene encoding 50S ribosomal protein L24, which yields MFVKKGDKVRVIAGKDKGVEAVVLKALPKVNKVVVEGVGMIKKHQKPNTENPQGAIVEKEAPIHVSNVQVLDKNGVAGRVGYKVVDGKKVRYNKKSGEVLD from the coding sequence ATGTTTGTAAAAAAAGGCGACAAAGTTCGCGTTATTGCTGGTAAGGACAAAGGTGTAGAAGCTGTTGTTCTTAAAGCACTTCCAAAAGTAAACAAAGTTGTTGTTGAAGGTGTTGGAATGATTAAAAAACACCAAAAACCTAACACAGAAAACCCTCAAGGTGCAATCGTTGAAAAAGAAGCACCAATCCATGTGTCTAACGTTCAAGTGTTAGATAAAAATGGAGTAGCAGGTCGTGTTGGTTATAAAGTTGTAGATGGCAAAAAAGTACGTTACAACAAAAAATCAGGCGAAGTTCTTGATTAA
- the rplN gene encoding 50S ribosomal protein L14 has product MIQQETRLKVADNSGAREILTIKVLGGSGRKFANIGDVIVASVKQATPGGAVKKGDVVKAVIVRTKTGARRPDGSYIKFDENAAVIIRDDKTPRGTRIFGPVARELREGGYMKIVSLAPEVL; this is encoded by the coding sequence ATGATTCAACAAGAAACTCGCTTGAAAGTTGCTGATAATAGCGGTGCTCGTGAGATCTTGACTATCAAAGTTCTTGGTGGTTCAGGACGTAAATTCGCTAACATCGGTGACGTAATCGTTGCTTCTGTAAAACAAGCTACTCCTGGTGGAGCAGTTAAAAAAGGTGACGTGGTTAAAGCTGTTATCGTTCGTACAAAAACTGGTGCACGTCGTCCTGACGGTTCTTACATCAAATTTGACGAAAATGCCGCTGTAATCATTCGTGACGATAAAACGCCTCGCGGAACTCGTATCTTCGGTCCAGTAGCACGTGAATTACGTGAAGGTGGATATATGAAGATTGTTTCATTGGCACCAGAAGTACTATAA
- the rpsQ gene encoding 30S ribosomal protein S17, with the protein MERNQRKSLVGRVVSDKMDKTITVVVETKRNHPVYGKRINYSKKYKAHDENNVAKEGDIVRIMETRPLSATKRFRLVAVVEEAVII; encoded by the coding sequence ATGGAACGTAATCAACGTAAAAGCCTTGTTGGACGCGTAGTATCTGACAAAATGGATAAAACTATCACAGTTGTAGTTGAAACTAAACGTAACCACCCAGTCTATGGTAAACGTATCAACTATTCTAAAAAATACAAAGCACATGATGAAAACAACGTAGCTAAAGAAGGCGATATCGTTCGTATCATGGAAACTCGTCCACTTTCAGCAACTAAACGTTTCCGTTTGGTAGCAGTTGTGGAAGAAGCTGTTATTATCTAA
- the rpmC gene encoding 50S ribosomal protein L29 encodes MKLKEIQDFVKELRGLSQEELAKKENELKKELFDLRFQAAAGQLDQTARLNEVKKQIARIKTVQSEAK; translated from the coding sequence ATGAAACTTAAAGAAATTCAAGATTTTGTTAAAGAGCTTCGTGGATTGTCTCAAGAAGAACTTGCTAAAAAAGAAAACGAACTCAAAAAAGAACTTTTTGATCTTCGTTTCCAAGCTGCTGCAGGTCAACTTGATCAAACTGCTCGTTTGAACGAAGTTAAAAAACAAATTGCACGTATTAAAACTGTGCAATCTGAAGCTAAATAA
- the rplP gene encoding 50S ribosomal protein L16 — MLVPKRVKHRREFRGKMRGEAKGGKEVSFGEYGLQATTSSWITNRQIEAARIAMTRYMKRGGKVWIKIFPHKSYTAKAIGVRMGSGKGAPEGWVAPVKRGKIMFEIAGVSEETAREALRLASHKLPVKTKFVKREAE; from the coding sequence ATGTTAGTACCTAAACGTGTTAAACACCGTCGTGAATTCCGTGGAAAAATGCGCGGTGAAGCTAAAGGCGGAAAAGAAGTATCATTTGGTGAATATGGTCTTCAAGCTACAACTAGCTCATGGATTACAAACCGTCAAATCGAAGCTGCTCGTATTGCTATGACTCGTTATATGAAACGTGGTGGTAAAGTTTGGATTAAAATTTTCCCTCACAAATCATATACTGCTAAAGCTATCGGGGTTCGTATGGGTTCTGGTAAAGGTGCTCCTGAAGGTTGGGTAGCACCAGTTAAACGTGGTAAAATCATGTTCGAAATCGCAGGTGTTTCTGAAGAAACAGCTCGTGAAGCGCTTCGTCTTGCTAGCCACAAATTACCAGTTAAAACTAAATTCGTAAAACGTGAAGCAGAATAA